A single genomic interval of Robbsia betulipollinis harbors:
- a CDS encoding alanine/glycine:cation symporter family protein: MNEVLHRIIIGINATLWNQLLIYLLVGAGTLFTLRTGCVQVRGMRAALGLMLRPGSQPGISPYQAFAIGVASRVGTGNIIGVAVALTLGGPGAIFWMWVVAILSMSSAFAEATLAQIFKIRAGPHGFRGGPGYYIHLGLGSRPFGLLFSVALIVAFGFVFNAVQAKSMAETLHTAFGWSPLLVGVGLAAVVGAVIFGGIGRVAPVAARLVPFNALLYLGLAGYVMCAHAAALPGVLRMIVDHAFGLGQAAGGLAGVAVQSALLNGIKRGLFSNEAGMGSAPNAAATASARHPAEQGLLQMLGVVFDTLVVCTATASLILLSGLYEPGAGMQGAALVHAAMNVHIGPWGSALFALTVTLFAFSAIIGNYAYAESNIQFICGRPIVLHLFRVGLLGMVIFGSVASLPLVWDLADSSAGIMAIINLVAILLLSRHACGAWRDYRRQRGCGVRAPVFDRHTLPGLSARLPKDVW; the protein is encoded by the coding sequence ATGAACGAGGTCCTGCATCGCATCATCATCGGCATCAACGCCACGCTCTGGAACCAGCTGCTGATTTATCTCCTGGTGGGCGCGGGCACTCTCTTCACCCTGCGCACCGGCTGCGTCCAGGTGCGCGGCATGCGCGCGGCACTGGGGCTGATGCTGCGCCCCGGAAGCCAGCCGGGCATCAGCCCCTACCAGGCATTCGCGATCGGCGTCGCCAGCCGCGTGGGCACCGGCAATATCATCGGCGTGGCGGTGGCGCTGACGCTGGGCGGACCGGGCGCGATCTTCTGGATGTGGGTCGTGGCCATCCTGAGCATGTCCTCGGCCTTCGCCGAAGCGACGCTTGCACAAATCTTCAAGATCCGCGCCGGCCCCCACGGGTTTCGCGGCGGGCCGGGCTACTACATCCATCTCGGACTCGGTTCGCGGCCCTTCGGCCTGCTGTTCTCGGTCGCGCTGATCGTCGCCTTCGGATTCGTGTTCAACGCGGTCCAGGCGAAGTCGATGGCCGAGACCCTGCACACCGCGTTCGGCTGGTCGCCGCTGCTGGTCGGCGTGGGACTCGCCGCCGTGGTCGGGGCCGTCATCTTCGGCGGTATCGGGCGCGTCGCGCCCGTGGCGGCGCGTCTGGTGCCCTTCAATGCACTGCTGTATCTGGGACTGGCCGGCTACGTGATGTGCGCGCATGCCGCGGCCCTGCCCGGCGTCCTCCGGATGATCGTCGATCACGCTTTCGGCCTCGGCCAGGCGGCCGGCGGTCTCGCCGGCGTCGCGGTCCAGTCGGCGCTCCTCAACGGCATCAAGCGCGGACTGTTCTCCAACGAGGCCGGGATGGGCTCCGCGCCGAACGCCGCGGCGACCGCGAGCGCGCGCCATCCGGCCGAACAGGGTCTGCTGCAAATGCTGGGCGTGGTCTTCGACACCCTGGTGGTGTGCACGGCAACCGCGTCGCTCATCCTGTTGTCCGGCCTCTACGAACCGGGGGCGGGCATGCAGGGCGCGGCCCTGGTGCACGCGGCCATGAACGTGCACATCGGACCCTGGGGCAGCGCGCTGTTCGCGCTGACCGTCACGCTATTCGCTTTCTCGGCGATCATCGGCAACTATGCCTACGCGGAGAGCAATATCCAGTTCATCTGCGGCCGGCCCATCGTCCTGCACCTGTTCCGGGTCGGCTTGCTGGGCATGGTGATTTTCGGCTCGGTCGCGAGCTTGCCGCTGGTCTGGGACCTCGCCGATTCAAGCGCCGGCATCATGGCGATCATCAATCTGGTCGCGATTCTGCTGCTGAGCCGGCATGCGTGCGGCGCGTGGCGGGACTACCGGCGGCAGCGGGGATGCGGCGTGCGCGCGCCCGTCTTCGACCGCCACACCCTGCCGGGCCTGAGCGCGCGCCTGCCGAAGGACGTCTGGTAA
- a CDS encoding protein adenylyltransferase SelO: MSLPTLPARDRADPSDMQVPISSRLAGGFAELGSVFHTRLPAQALPDPYLVCASEDALRDCGFAPDAASDPAFVQRFAGAGAPPAADGTVDLPFASVYSGHQFGNWAGQLGDGRAVSLGELTAPDGRRLEVQLKGSGMTPYSRMGDGRAVLRSSIREFLCSEAMDALGIPTTRALCVIGSDLPVRRETLETAAIVTRYAPSLVRFGHFEHFWSTGQHDALRQLADHVIARAYPELRDAPNPYLALLRAVSVKTADLIARWQAVGFCHGVMNTDNMSILGLTIDYGPFGFLDGFDAKHICNHTDQQGRYSYQNQPQVAHWNLFCLAQALLPLIAAPRAGDAQPDADSDAARASIEQTKAALEPFKPRYAEQFAGLMRAKLGLTTVAADDTALIDRLLQLMHANRADFTLTFRRLANISVDAATAIDTDNATDNATDNATDNATGHATDDAADGVDRAAARDLFLDRAGFDAWLTDYRARLAREGRDDATRRAAMHRVNPRFVLRNHLAEVAIRAARDKDFSETRRLLAVLRRPFDEQPENAAYAALPPDWATSLEVSCSS; this comes from the coding sequence ATGTCCCTTCCGACGCTCCCGGCACGTGATCGGGCCGACCCCTCCGACATGCAGGTTCCGATTTCCTCCCGGCTCGCCGGAGGCTTCGCCGAACTCGGCAGCGTCTTTCATACCCGTCTGCCCGCCCAGGCGCTCCCGGACCCCTATCTCGTCTGCGCCTCGGAAGATGCACTGCGGGACTGCGGCTTCGCCCCCGATGCCGCGAGCGATCCTGCTTTCGTGCAGCGTTTCGCCGGAGCCGGTGCACCGCCCGCGGCCGACGGCACGGTGGACCTGCCCTTCGCCAGCGTGTATTCCGGTCATCAATTCGGCAACTGGGCCGGGCAACTGGGCGACGGCCGGGCGGTGTCGCTGGGCGAACTCACCGCGCCCGACGGCCGCCGTCTCGAGGTGCAACTCAAGGGCAGCGGCATGACGCCCTACTCGCGTATGGGCGACGGGCGGGCAGTGCTACGTTCGTCGATTCGCGAATTCCTCTGTTCGGAGGCTATGGACGCACTCGGCATCCCCACCACGCGGGCGTTATGCGTGATCGGCTCGGACCTGCCGGTGCGACGCGAAACGCTCGAAACCGCGGCGATCGTCACGCGCTACGCACCCAGCCTGGTGCGTTTCGGTCATTTCGAGCATTTCTGGTCGACCGGGCAACATGACGCCCTGCGCCAGCTGGCCGATCACGTGATCGCCCGCGCCTATCCGGAATTGCGCGACGCGCCGAATCCCTACCTCGCGCTGTTGCGCGCGGTCAGCGTGAAGACCGCCGATCTGATCGCCCGCTGGCAGGCGGTCGGTTTTTGCCACGGCGTGATGAACACCGACAATATGTCGATCCTGGGACTGACGATCGACTATGGCCCGTTCGGCTTCCTCGACGGGTTCGACGCCAAGCATATCTGCAACCACACCGACCAGCAGGGCCGCTATTCGTACCAGAACCAGCCGCAGGTCGCGCATTGGAACCTGTTCTGCCTGGCACAGGCGCTCTTGCCGCTGATCGCCGCGCCGCGCGCCGGCGACGCGCAGCCGGACGCCGACAGCGACGCCGCGCGCGCGTCGATCGAACAGACGAAGGCCGCGCTGGAGCCGTTCAAGCCGCGCTACGCGGAGCAGTTCGCCGGTTTGATGCGGGCCAAGCTGGGCCTGACGACCGTGGCCGCGGACGACACCGCGCTGATCGACCGTCTGTTGCAATTGATGCATGCGAATCGCGCGGACTTCACCTTGACTTTCCGGAGACTGGCCAACATATCGGTGGACGCGGCAACCGCGATCGATACGGACAACGCGACGGACAACGCGACGGACAACGCGACGGACAACGCGACGGGCCACGCAACGGACGATGCAGCGGATGGCGTGGACCGTGCCGCGGCGCGCGACCTGTTTCTCGACCGCGCGGGTTTCGACGCGTGGCTGACGGACTATCGGGCGCGTCTGGCGCGCGAAGGGCGCGACGACGCGACCCGGCGCGCGGCGATGCATCGCGTCAATCCACGTTTCGTACTGCGCAACCACCTCGCCGAAGTGGCGATTCGCGCCGCCCGGGACAAGGATTTCAGCGAAACCCGCCGCCTGCTCGCGGTATTGCGCCGTCCCTTCGACGAGCAGCCCGAAAACGCGGCCTATGCGGCACTGCCGCCGGACTGGGCGACGTCGCTCGAGGTGAGCTGTTCGTCCTAG
- the msrB gene encoding peptide-methionine (R)-S-oxide reductase MsrB: MTDHAPQTPAATPPAHVEKPDAAWREQLSDIEYQVTRHAATERPFTGKYWDHTETGVYNCVCCGAALFESATKFDAGCGWPSYFKPINGEVIAEKTDRSHGMLRIEVQCKVCHAHLGHLFEDGPAPTGQRYCINSAALQFEPGT, from the coding sequence ATGACCGATCACGCCCCCCAAACCCCTGCCGCGACACCGCCCGCCCACGTCGAAAAACCCGATGCCGCCTGGCGCGAGCAATTGAGCGACATCGAATATCAGGTCACGCGACACGCGGCGACCGAACGGCCGTTCACCGGCAAATACTGGGACCACACCGAAACCGGGGTGTACAACTGCGTGTGCTGCGGCGCCGCGCTGTTCGAATCCGCGACCAAGTTCGATGCCGGTTGCGGCTGGCCGAGTTATTTCAAACCGATCAACGGCGAAGTCATCGCCGAGAAGACCGACCGTTCGCATGGCATGTTGCGCATCGAAGTGCAGTGCAAGGTCTGCCATGCGCATCTGGGCCATCTGTTCGAGGACGGTCCGGCGCCCACCGGTCAACGCTACTGCATCAACTCGGCTGCGTTACAATTCGAACCCGGAACCTAA
- a CDS encoding septation protein A, whose protein sequence is MKFLFDLFPVILFFVAFKFWGIFAATAVTIAASVVQIAWTAYRHRRVDPMLWVSFAIVVVFGGATLILHNETFIKWKPTVLYWAFAVGLLIAHLLGKNPIEKMMGKQMTLPPHAWRQLNIAWAIFFAVLGVLNLIIAFHFTTDVWVNFKLFGGTALMVLFVIAQSLWLNRYLKHD, encoded by the coding sequence ATGAAATTCCTCTTCGATCTCTTTCCGGTCATCCTGTTTTTCGTCGCGTTCAAGTTCTGGGGCATTTTCGCGGCCACGGCCGTGACGATCGCGGCCAGCGTCGTGCAGATCGCCTGGACCGCCTACCGCCACCGCCGCGTCGACCCGATGCTCTGGGTCAGTTTCGCGATCGTCGTGGTGTTCGGCGGCGCCACGCTGATCCTGCACAACGAGACCTTCATCAAGTGGAAGCCGACCGTCCTGTACTGGGCATTCGCCGTCGGGCTGCTGATCGCGCATCTGCTCGGCAAGAACCCGATCGAGAAGATGATGGGCAAGCAGATGACACTGCCACCGCATGCATGGCGTCAGCTGAACATCGCCTGGGCGATCTTCTTCGCGGTCCTGGGCGTGCTGAACCTGATCATCGCGTTCCACTTCACGACGGACGTTTGGGTGAATTTCAAGCTGTTCGGCGGCACCGCGCTGATGGTGCTGTTCGTGATTGCGCAGAGTCTCTGGCTGAACCGGTATCTCAAACATGACTGA
- a CDS encoding BolA family protein, whose protein sequence is MTDAMNKTTHDAAGTVPRGGALGPWIEARLRAVLSPTAITVEDDSARHAGHAGAAEGSHFNLLIVSAAFAGHSRVARHRLVYDALADAMRNGIHALAIIAHTPEEFATRTAR, encoded by the coding sequence ATGACTGACGCGATGAACAAGACGACGCACGACGCGGCCGGCACCGTGCCGCGCGGCGGCGCACTCGGGCCCTGGATCGAGGCGCGCCTGCGCGCCGTCCTGAGCCCGACGGCGATCACCGTCGAGGACGACAGCGCCCGTCATGCCGGTCATGCCGGCGCGGCCGAGGGCAGTCATTTCAATCTGCTGATCGTGTCGGCGGCGTTCGCCGGCCATAGCCGGGTCGCCCGCCACCGGCTGGTGTATGATGCGCTCGCCGACGCGATGCGCAACGGCATTCATGCGTTGGCGATCATCGCCCATACGCCGGAAGAATTCGCAACCAGGACCGCCAGATGA
- a CDS encoding peptidylprolyl isomerase, producing the protein MILRKTRQARIRAGLAGAALLVCAPVFAQNVAIVNGTPIPSARADALLKTVPPQQGQADPAQLRQAAREELINREVLMQEAVREGVTNDPDVKQQMVMASQAVAIRAMLEKYLQSHPITDAELQGEYQRAVQQVGDKEVHLHHILVDNEQQAKDLIAKIKAGGDFDALAKQYSKDTGSAKNGGDLDWANPRAYVPEFGAAATQLKKGEITDTPVHTQFGWHIIRLDDVRQTPPPPFDAVKAQLAQQRQKAVIEQFEAKLRAQAKIQ; encoded by the coding sequence ATGATTCTCAGGAAGACCCGCCAGGCCCGGATCCGGGCCGGCCTCGCCGGTGCCGCGCTGCTCGTTTGCGCGCCCGTTTTCGCGCAGAATGTCGCCATCGTCAACGGCACGCCGATTCCGTCGGCCCGTGCCGACGCGCTGCTGAAGACAGTGCCGCCGCAACAGGGCCAGGCCGATCCGGCGCAACTGCGCCAGGCCGCGCGCGAGGAATTGATCAACCGCGAAGTGCTGATGCAGGAAGCCGTGCGCGAAGGCGTCACCAACGATCCGGACGTCAAGCAGCAGATGGTGATGGCATCGCAGGCGGTCGCGATCCGGGCCATGCTGGAGAAATACCTGCAATCGCACCCGATCACGGATGCCGAATTGCAGGGCGAATACCAGCGGGCCGTCCAGCAGGTCGGCGACAAGGAAGTGCATCTGCACCATATTCTCGTCGACAACGAACAGCAGGCGAAGGACTTGATCGCGAAGATCAAGGCGGGCGGCGATTTCGATGCGCTGGCGAAACAGTACTCGAAGGATACCGGCTCGGCGAAGAACGGCGGGGATCTGGATTGGGCGAATCCCCGCGCCTACGTGCCGGAGTTCGGCGCGGCCGCGACGCAGCTGAAAAAAGGCGAAATCACCGATACGCCGGTGCACACGCAGTTCGGCTGGCATATCATCCGCCTCGACGACGTACGACAGACTCCGCCGCCACCGTTCGATGCGGTCAAGGCGCAGCTGGCGCAGCAGCGTCAGAAAGCGGTGATCGAGCAGTTCGAGGCGAAACTGCGCGCCCAGGCGAAGATTCAGTAA
- the purL gene encoding phosphoribosylformylglycinamidine synthase, with amino-acid sequence MAHFSCFPGASALSDFRKARLLATLKAIDPHIVDVDAIHLHFVNSDAALGVAQSGVLEALLRYGDPAPERVSRHPETFLVVPRFGTVSPWASKATDIAHNCGLTAVRRIERGVEFSLTLKSSLLGGQRRLDAAAREAVANALHDRMTESIAGDREQAYQLFEALPSAPLERVDLLGAGRGALVEANGALGLALADDEIDYLVDAFQGLGRNPSDVELMMFAQANSEHCRHKIFNASWTIDGEAQDLSLFQMIRNTHKLHPQGTIVAYSDNAAVMAGGRIERWYPRGAEHVYAASEELTHTLMKVETHNHPTAISPFPGASTGAGGEIRDEGATGRGARPKAGMSGFSVSNLRLPDAVRSWERADDAARPLSERADVPLSAAAAAGTRGDAAGEVAPPAGYGRPERIASPLQIMTDGPLGGAAFNNEFGRPNLAGYFRVYEQNVGGVVRGYHKPVMIAGGIGNIADQHTHKNALPAGTLLVQIGGPGMRIGMGGGAASSMATGTNTAALDFDSVQRGNPEIQRRAQEVINACWQLGDANPILSIHDVGAGGLSNAFPELVEGANQGACFMIDRIALEETGMSPREIWSNEAQERYVLAIAPESATQFEAICRRERCPASFVGVATDAQVLMLAEAERFVAADAAARSGVAGQAAAAAATDGASVRARDADTSAFAVDMPMDVLFGKAPRLHRDVARLPVAHPALALDDVTLDAAASAVIAHPTVACKGFLITIGDRTVGGMTVRDQMVGPWQVPVADCAVTTMDYRGYRGEAMTIAERAPLAVIDAPASGRMAIGEAILNIAAAPIAALSTIKLSANWMAACGTPGEDAALFDTVRAVGMELCPALGLAIPVGKDSLSMRTQWRDEEGRKEVVAPVTLIVSAFAALEDVRGHLTPQLRRTAEVGDTVLIAIDLGRGRNRMAGSILAQVIHQVGDQAPDLDDAQDLKHLFDAIQRLNAAGQLLAYHDRSDGGLFAAVCEMAFAGHVGVSLNVDMLTLDPDHESDFGDAKDWATQTSGRRNDRTLRALFNEELGAVVQVRATDRDAVFAVLREVGLSACSHVIGKPNERGDIEIYRDAKRIYTSPRVKLQREWTDVSWRIARLRDNPACADAEVDAIADAADPGISVHLSFDPAENVAAPFVNTGARPRVAVLREQGVNSHLEMAHAFDRAGFETRDVHMSDLIAGRATLADFAGAVACGGFAYGDVLGAGEGWAKTIRFNPVLADMFAAFFGRADTFALGVCNGCQMMSSLASMIPGAQAWPNFTRNKSEQFEARFATVEVLASPSIFLDGMAGSRIPVAVSHGEGFADFSKQGDAGQVLAGLRYVDNHGQATERYPLNPNGSPGGLTSVTTADGRFTVIMPHPERVARAVTMSWHPPQWEGDSPWMRLFQNARRWVG; translated from the coding sequence CCGGCGCTTCGGCTCTCTCCGACTTTCGTAAGGCCCGGCTGCTCGCCACGCTCAAGGCCATCGACCCGCACATCGTCGACGTCGATGCCATCCATCTGCATTTCGTGAACAGCGACGCCGCGCTCGGCGTGGCGCAGTCCGGCGTGCTCGAGGCCCTGTTGCGCTATGGCGATCCCGCGCCCGAGCGGGTGAGCCGGCATCCCGAGACGTTCCTGGTGGTACCGCGTTTCGGCACCGTCTCGCCCTGGGCGAGCAAGGCGACGGACATCGCGCACAACTGCGGCCTGACGGCGGTGCGCCGCATCGAGCGCGGCGTCGAGTTCTCGCTGACGTTGAAATCGTCGCTGCTGGGCGGCCAGCGCCGGCTGGACGCGGCGGCGCGCGAGGCGGTGGCGAACGCGCTGCACGATCGCATGACCGAGTCGATCGCGGGCGATCGCGAGCAGGCCTACCAATTGTTCGAGGCGCTGCCGTCGGCGCCGCTGGAGCGAGTCGACCTGCTGGGTGCCGGACGCGGCGCGCTGGTCGAGGCCAATGGCGCGCTGGGGCTGGCGCTGGCGGACGACGAGATCGATTATCTGGTCGATGCCTTCCAGGGTCTGGGGCGCAATCCGAGCGACGTCGAACTGATGATGTTCGCGCAGGCGAACAGCGAGCATTGCCGCCACAAGATTTTCAACGCGAGCTGGACGATCGACGGCGAGGCGCAGGACCTGTCGCTGTTCCAGATGATCCGCAATACGCACAAGCTGCATCCGCAGGGCACCATTGTCGCGTATTCGGACAATGCCGCAGTGATGGCGGGCGGACGCATCGAGCGCTGGTATCCGCGCGGCGCCGAGCATGTCTACGCCGCAAGCGAGGAGCTCACGCATACCTTGATGAAGGTCGAGACGCACAATCACCCGACGGCGATCTCGCCGTTTCCGGGCGCATCGACCGGCGCCGGCGGCGAGATTCGCGACGAAGGCGCGACCGGGCGCGGCGCGCGTCCGAAAGCGGGCATGAGCGGGTTCTCGGTGTCGAACCTGCGCCTGCCGGACGCGGTGCGAAGCTGGGAGCGCGCGGACGACGCCGCACGGCCGTTGAGCGAACGCGCGGACGTGCCGCTGAGCGCTGCCGCGGCGGCCGGTACCCGTGGCGATGCCGCCGGCGAGGTCGCACCGCCAGCCGGTTATGGCCGGCCGGAACGCATCGCCTCGCCGTTGCAGATCATGACCGACGGTCCGCTGGGCGGCGCGGCGTTCAACAATGAATTCGGCCGGCCGAACCTCGCCGGCTACTTCCGCGTCTACGAGCAGAACGTCGGCGGCGTGGTGCGCGGCTATCACAAGCCGGTGATGATCGCGGGCGGGATCGGCAATATCGCCGACCAGCACACGCACAAAAACGCGTTGCCCGCCGGCACCCTGCTGGTCCAGATCGGCGGCCCGGGCATGCGCATCGGCATGGGCGGCGGCGCAGCCAGTTCGATGGCGACCGGCACGAACACCGCCGCGCTCGATTTCGACTCGGTGCAGCGGGGCAATCCCGAGATCCAGCGCCGCGCGCAGGAGGTCATCAACGCCTGCTGGCAACTCGGCGATGCCAATCCGATCCTGAGCATCCACGACGTGGGCGCGGGCGGTCTGTCGAATGCATTTCCGGAACTCGTCGAGGGGGCGAACCAGGGCGCGTGTTTCATGATCGACCGCATCGCGCTCGAGGAAACCGGCATGTCGCCGCGCGAGATCTGGAGCAACGAGGCGCAGGAGCGTTACGTGCTCGCGATCGCCCCGGAAAGCGCCACGCAGTTCGAGGCGATCTGCCGGCGCGAGCGCTGCCCGGCGTCCTTCGTCGGCGTGGCGACGGACGCACAGGTGCTGATGCTGGCGGAGGCGGAGCGCTTCGTCGCGGCGGATGCGGCGGCGCGCTCGGGCGTTGCCGGCCAGGCAGCGGCAGCGGCCGCCACCGATGGCGCCTCCGTGCGGGCGCGCGACGCCGACACCTCGGCGTTCGCGGTCGACATGCCGATGGACGTGCTGTTCGGCAAGGCGCCGCGGCTGCATCGCGACGTGGCGCGCCTGCCGGTCGCGCATCCGGCGCTGGCGCTCGACGACGTGACGCTGGACGCCGCCGCCTCGGCGGTGATCGCGCATCCGACGGTCGCCTGCAAGGGCTTCCTGATCACGATCGGCGACCGCACGGTGGGCGGCATGACGGTGCGCGACCAGATGGTCGGGCCCTGGCAGGTGCCGGTGGCCGACTGCGCCGTGACGACGATGGACTACCGCGGCTATCGCGGCGAGGCGATGACGATCGCCGAGCGCGCGCCGCTCGCGGTGATCGACGCGCCGGCATCCGGACGCATGGCGATCGGCGAGGCGATCCTGAACATCGCCGCCGCGCCCATCGCGGCGTTGTCCACCATCAAGCTGTCCGCGAACTGGATGGCCGCCTGCGGCACGCCGGGCGAGGACGCGGCGCTGTTCGACACGGTGCGCGCCGTCGGCATGGAGCTGTGCCCGGCGCTGGGTCTGGCGATTCCGGTCGGCAAGGATTCGCTGTCGATGCGCACGCAGTGGCGCGACGAAGAAGGCAGGAAGGAAGTCGTGGCGCCGGTGACGTTGATCGTCTCCGCCTTCGCGGCGCTCGAGGATGTGCGGGGCCATCTGACGCCGCAATTGCGCCGCACGGCCGAGGTCGGCGATACGGTGCTGATCGCGATCGATCTGGGTCGCGGCCGCAACCGGATGGCGGGCAGCATCCTCGCCCAGGTCATCCATCAGGTCGGCGATCAGGCGCCGGATCTGGACGACGCGCAGGACCTGAAGCATCTGTTCGACGCGATCCAGCGCCTGAACGCCGCCGGGCAACTGCTCGCCTATCACGACCGCTCCGACGGCGGCCTGTTCGCGGCGGTATGCGAGATGGCGTTCGCTGGGCACGTCGGCGTGTCCCTGAACGTCGACATGCTGACGCTCGACCCGGACCACGAATCCGATTTCGGCGATGCGAAGGACTGGGCGACGCAGACGTCGGGACGCCGCAACGACCGGACCCTGCGCGCTTTGTTCAACGAGGAACTGGGCGCGGTGGTACAGGTGCGCGCCACCGATCGCGACGCCGTTTTTGCGGTGCTGCGGGAGGTCGGCCTGTCCGCGTGCAGCCATGTCATCGGCAAGCCCAACGAGCGCGGCGATATCGAGATCTACCGCGACGCGAAGCGCATCTACACGTCGCCGCGCGTGAAACTGCAACGCGAGTGGACCGACGTCAGCTGGCGCATCGCGCGTCTGCGCGACAATCCGGCCTGCGCCGACGCGGAAGTCGACGCCATCGCCGACGCCGCCGACCCCGGTATTTCGGTGCATCTGAGCTTCGATCCGGCAGAGAACGTCGCCGCGCCGTTCGTCAATACGGGCGCGCGTCCCCGGGTCGCGGTGCTGCGGGAGCAGGGCGTGAACTCGCATCTGGAAATGGCCCATGCGTTCGACCGGGCCGGTTTCGAGACGCGCGATGTGCACATGAGCGACCTGATCGCGGGCCGCGCGACGCTGGCGGACTTTGCCGGCGCGGTCGCGTGCGGTGGTTTCGCGTATGGCGACGTACTGGGCGCGGGGGAGGGCTGGGCGAAGACGATCCGTTTCAACCCGGTGCTGGCCGACATGTTCGCCGCGTTCTTTGGGCGTGCGGATACGTTCGCGCTGGGCGTATGCAACGGCTGCCAGATGATGTCGAGCCTGGCGTCGATGATTCCCGGGGCCCAGGCCTGGCCGAATTTCACACGCAACAAGTCCGAACAGTTCGAGGCCCGCTTCGCGACGGTCGAGGTGCTGGCGTCGCCGTCGATCTTCCTCGACGGCATGGCCGGTTCGCGGATCCCGGTGGCGGTCTCGCATGGCGAGGGCTTCGCCGATTTCTCGAAGCAGGGCGACGCGGGGCAGGTGCTCGCGGGGTTGCGTTATGTCGACAATCACGGGCAGGCGACGGAACGCTATCCGCTGAACCCGAACGGCTCGCCAGGGGGGCTGACATCGGTGACCACGGCGGACGGGCGTTTCACGGTGATCATGCCGCACCCCGAGCGCGTCGCGCGCGCCGTGACGATGAGCTGGCATCCGCCGCAGTGGGAAGGCGACAGCCCCTGGATGCGCCTGTTCCAGAATGCCCGCCGCTGGGTGGGTTGA